TTGTTGCAAATGATGTACATGCCTTTGACGGGCTTTcttactcaaaaaaaataaaaataatgatactttttttttattttgactggtctccattaattaaaaaagaatagaaactcAAGTACCCTGCGTTTTGGACATATCTAAAGTCTAAACAACAAAAAGCCCCTTTATGTGAATCGAATGTGATATTTTGAGATTGACACCaattaggtaaaaaaaaagtataaaactgTAGAAGTCTTGGAAGATAAACATAGTTTGTTGAAAACGATACTGCTTTTTTAGTTCTTTTACACTAAAATATAAATAGGCTTTCATGTGAAGagtcttcttttttattataataggATGTGGAGAGATTTTTAATGGCTAAACAGGTGTCAAAGTACAATTAACTAAGTTTCTAATTCTTTGATAGTCCAAATTGCaatgatttaaaaattattagttactCACAAAGTATAATGACATGGTACTCCTTGATGTATCTCATCTGTTAAACTGATTGCACTGAAATCCTAGGTGGTGAATGATTTCATTTAGTAGATCTCAATGATGGTATCTAGTCTTATAAACACTGATCTGCACGGCTAGAATCGTAATATTAACTGTTTGAACCTAAGTCAATACATGCTATTCTTAGGATCCCAATTTCTTTGAGGCCAAGACCTAAGAAGCTAATCTAGGTAAAGGATATCAAGATTGCTTTTTTCTGTGAAATATGCATGTAAGGTTAGCCAAAAACACCTAAGAGACCCTATCTCCCCTGTTGGGCCTTGGCATAAACTATGGAAGCTCAAGGCCCAGATGTTGCTCTGGAGAATGGAGGATTGTTCAAAGTCTCTGCCTACAAAAGAGAACATTATGCTGAGAATAGGTAGTTGTGACTCAAACTGTGTCCTGTGTGGGGATGCAGTGGAGTCTAGTATTCATTATTCTGCAAATATTCTTCAGCTAGGCGAATCTAAGTTATCTAACATGAGTGCAGTATTCCAATCACTTCTAATGAGGACATCGTAAGATTGGTTGTTGATTTCTAGAACCAGCTGATGCCAGGCCCTAGGGAAGAGACCTCACTGTGTTCCTTGAAAATGGCTCACACCTTGGATTCTATTTGGTGCTTTAGAAAATCATATTGTCCATAATGGTGGCTAGGCCAATCTTATGGCCACTATTATGAACAATGAGAATAGAGTGAAGGATTATGCTCTGATTGTAGCTAAAGTCAAGGCCAGTGTGGTGACTGAAGATTTGGGGTCTTGGACTCTTGGGAACCCTATTGAGGGTGAGATTAAATTAAGCGTTGTGTTAACAAGCAccactttttttacttttttctgacaatttttttgacttttttgcaACTTTATGTCATTTTTTCAGCTTTATAAatacttttatgtctctcttttttcatttatctcattttttttattacataggACCCACATTAGAAAGACCTTAACAAGCACTGCACGGTACTTGTTAACATATcccttaaatttaattttaatgttgTAGTTTTCAAAGAGTTCACTACCCTAGCTATGGTGGCCGAAGATGACAATGGTGAGGTGATCAAGGGTTGGACCAAGATTCATAGCTATTTTCTCATTGCAAGATGTGGCAACCGCCATTCTTTAGGCTCTGTAGATTGCTATTAGAGAGGAGTGGATGCATATCCTTATCAATGGAGATGCCAAAGCTTGTTTTGAtttcctagttttttttttttttttttgagaatccgttCTGATAGGCtttattaattaagaaaaatgtttATCAGCCAAAACAAAAGTATTGATATCTAGTGGAATAGACTTCATCTAGACATTTAAAGCAGAACAAAATCTAGCTTTCTTTGCCAATGCATCAACTACAGAATTATCTTGCCTATAGGTATGAGAAAAACTAGAGCTCCTCAAGGAGTTTACATAGAATAGAGTATCCTTAATGAGATGACCAAAAGAAGATTGATACATATCACCTTTTCGAAGAGAGTTGATGACAGTTTTCGAGTCTCCTTCCAATTTGGAATCATGAAGACCTACTTCCTAGACAAAAATGGCAGCCCACCTGGCTGCTAGTAATTCCAAACAATTGACCGAAGGCGGTTGTGGTATTCTTTCAGATAATGCAGCAATAATTTCCCCTTCATGGTTACGGATCACCACACCCAAACCTGCTTCACCAGAGTCTTTGAACATGGCACCATCAAAGTTTGTCTTGAAACCATTCATATCTGGAGGCTTCCACTTAATTTCTTTTGCTTGTGTTTGCTGCTTTGGTGTCTCCCTGGGCGGTTGGTGGTTGTGTTAGATATCTTTTTGATTCCCTAGTTGTTGAGGGTGCTCAAACTGACTGGGCCATTCATACTATGATCAGTAATATTTTGGACCTTAGTAAGTTGTTTTTTCGTTGTAAATTTTGCTGGGTCAGGATGTTGTTTAATTCTGCAGCTCATGCCTCTGCAAAGCTTGCAGTTAGCCTTAGAAGTTCTTTTTGCTGTAACAAGTGCAGTGTTCCTACTTTCATCTCCAATCCTTGTCAGTTTGATTGCTCCTTTGTTGGTCTTTGTTTAGTTAATGAAAGATGCGCATTATTCACACAccaaaaaaagggggagaaaagaaaaaggaatactATATCATTTGGTGAATCCATCCTCTTGAGTTTCAGACACAGTTTAAAGTTGAGACCATCATTTATGTATTGTGTCACCGTCGCACCGACCTATGCTGCATTTCTAAGTAGTGAACTGGATACTGGTTTGCTCTAGCTGACTATTAACTTAAGTATATGGATGTTACGACAATAATGCAAATCATACACCACCTGCTTATGCATAAATGTGATAGAGAAAATcaaggagagatagagagagaaagaataacatagatgtgtataaattttggccttaaaaagaatgaaattatCCTGGAAGAATaagaataaaacttaaattaatcGCTCAGCCATTACAAAAATCAGCTCTTCTCTAACATCATCCAAGTTAAATTGGCACCACAATGAGCATGTCATCTATAAAATGTTGTGTTAATTTAGCACCTTTATAAAACAATAGACAACAGAAAAACAATGAACAGAGATCAATCAATTCTCATTGATCAAATACAATAGAGGCACTACAAAATTGGGATGATTACACGCTATACTATCAGTAAGCACTCTCCAGTGCCCTTGTATGTCTCTAGTGTGGTTTTGGAACATACCCATCAACGGCAAAGTTTCGTGTGGCAGCAGGTATAGCTAAACGAATTCCATCAAGTTCAGGTTTTGCAATCACTTGACAACCCAAACGAGATCTGCAAAATCCCAAACATAGGATTAAATCAGAGTGCCTTAAAAAGGAAGAAATCAAGATTGAAGGTAATGAAAAATTCCCATTGCAAAGTTCATGCAAAAGGAACCAACGTTTCTGTAAGCCCAAAGGCCAGATCCAACATGTCATTTTCCTCATCAGTAGGTTCTTCTAACTTATTGTAATACTCCATGTCCTGTAATAAAATTCAATAGTAAGCCCCCCAAATTTGAGCTAAATAAAACAACCAACCCAAAACTAATAAAAGCCCAAAAGAATGCTTGTTTGAAACATATATCCAGAACATACCTTCACAATCACATGACACGTCGAACAGGCAAGTGAACCTTCGCATGCTCCTGATATGACATTAAAAGCAGAGCattaattttgtatcaaatgatcaaagagataaaacaaaaatcattgaCATGGAAAAATGATTCATCCACCAGTTTTGTGCCACTAAAAGTAAAAGCTTCAGCCCAAGAAGAAACGCAAAGTGAATGAAAGGTGGGAAGTAGAGGCCTGGGGAAAGTCCCATGTTACAGTTCAAACAAGTTACATGTGGTAAGTAATCCAAACTGACACGTCTTTCAAGAGTACAGCTATGGTTACAAAGATACCCGAGTTATAAGAAATGATTTTCATTAAAACCATTACCTCAGATGACATTAATCATAGGAGAACTAAATTAGGCTAAGGTAATGGTGCAAAATACTGAACTAAATAAGCATTAGAATCCTTGCCTTCAAGCTCTATATCATTTTCATGAGCAGCTTCCAACATAGACATTCCTATGGGGACCCTAAGGTGCTTTTCCACTCCATCCTTGTCAACAAATGTGACAGATATCCTGTAACATAAAGCATCTGGGTAAGAAGAAAGGCACATCAGAAGTGGAGGAAAGGTAGAGGGTAGAGCAATGATGTCTCATTGGATGCTTAACACATTCTATTCAAAGATGCCATAAGTGTACTCTCATCAATTAGAATACCCATCCTCATAATGGTTGACAGCATAACATGCACATAAACATATAGTTTGCAATTAAGATAAAGGCAACCCAATGCAAGAATAGGGACAACATATGCGCTACTAGTACTGTTGCTTATCCAATTCCCAACTACccgtccccccccccccctaactGTAAGAGTGGAGGCACCTTTTCtacttttgtatatttttctatCCTATTATCATCCCCCTACAGCCCTAACCATAGTCGACTAGATTAGCTGAGTTGGAACAAGTCCATTTACTTTGCCACAAGAATAATTCTGGACACATCTGGCACTATCCAACACATGCCAAATCATGTGGGGAATTCCCGCGCACAAAGCAAGAATTACCTGTGTTACCTGCGAGCCAAAATgttaatttaacattttttacacaGCACAGAACAAATACATTCAAGCTATGCCAAATCATGTCTGGAGTAGTGCTACATCAAAAAATGAATCTTCTTTGGAAGAACTAATTCTACTTAGCATAAAATGTGTTTGCAAATCTAGATCATCTACTTCATTCTTTGAGGGCCATATGGCACTAAATTATTCCCTAGTGGTGTATAATAAACGTGACAATTATAAATTCCATGTTCTTACAATGccttagaagaagaagaagaacttacGATTCTTTCTTTTCACCTCCTTCCTTAGATGCATTGCTAGTGATAGTGGTAGAAAAATGATGATGCTTCTGAAATATGGAACCCTGGACCACCTTAGTTTCTGTCTGTGGGTCAAATTGTTTTGAAGAACAAGGAAATCGTGCAATTTTCAATAATTACTTTATGAGTAGAAACAGTCTCATCCAAATTGTGAAGAACCTCTGATCTATGCAACTTTTTCAATTAACCATCTTAACCCCAGTAtacatgcattaatttatgTATTATCTCATATATTTCTTACAATTTCCAATTTATTCAGAATATTCTGAATAGTTCTGTACAATTTTATAATGCAATGACAGCAATGTACACTTCTATGTCAGAAAATGGAATGCTTTAACTCATAAATTCACTCTTGAATCTTTTCCAAACTAACTCCAAAGGCTAGATAAACATCTTTCAATGGAACTAGGTTTGTAGTTTCATCACAACTGTCCCAGAGCACAATCACTACATAGATTCTTTGCTCAGCCAAATCTTGAATTTGAATCTATGATGGACAAACAACAAGACTGTTTCATTCCTACACTATGAAAATTCCAGGTTTGAACTCGTTTCCGGGCAAACTAAGGGAAAGAGAGTATCACTTAAAAACAGTATCTAAAACATAAAACTGCAGGAGTAAGATTTCTAGAATCACAGCGATAGCAATAGAAGGACAAGGCCATGGCATTGCAGCCTAGATATGCAAGCTTAtcccattcttttcttttctttttttatctgaTAAGTAGCACATCCCATTCTTTATCCATACAACTACAGACTTGTAGGCCGATGCTAAATTTAGTCGAAACGCCAAGGGCATAATGACTAATAATAAGCTTAAAAGAAAATCTATATGagtaaaaaaacaacaacaacaacatctgATTTATCTTGAAAAATGAAGGTAGTGAATGATCGAATACTCTTTTGCTCATTTTGATTTGACAAATTGATCAAGCCATTGcgtcccaaaatttttttttttctttaatagaAGGTAAAGTGCAGACAGGGTTCAAACCCAAAACCACCTGCACTTGTACCataataaattaccaattgtcccaaaagtttaaacccGCTGAGCGGAGCCCCGACACAAATCACACAACTAGCTTAATGTGATTAATACAGTTCCtagaattttctattttatgaGTTATATGACTAGTGTTTGTTATATAGACTAAGCTAACATGACCAGCTAGCGAGAGCTTGGTTAATTAGTTAGAGAGAAGTAAAGAGCACTCACAGTCTATAGTCAaagttaaattattttagaTGAATGCATTTTTGTTGTGAAGCATCAAATGCAatggtgaaaaaataaaataaaaaaaaataaaaaaagagtagaaGTAGAAACTAGAAACTGACCAGCGGTTGCAAATAGTGGGTGTAACTGTAACTGTAACTGTAACTGTAACCGTAAGGCCGTTGTATATATCCAGCTCTAGTTATGGGCGTTGAGAGCTGTCGAAGAAGcatccaattccaattccaaagTCCACCTCTCGAAACTTTAGAAAGCAACATAATCGTTGCTCTCACTAAAACTCTGgaatataaattacaaaaaatatatatattgaaattggatttttataCTGTTAGCAAATCTAAGAAATTTGGTGTTCTCTTTTTCTGGGTTTTATTCTTTTGACAAGGACAGGGCTTCCTCGCCGTGTTCGCGAAGCACCTTCAAAACTCGAAGCTAAAACTTAAATTAATAATACTATTATATTCCCCcaaaaaacccccaaaaaaaagaaaaaaagaaaaaaaaacatgtaatggAGATGCGGGGTATCGAACCCCGTGCCTCTCGCATGCAAAGCGAGCGCTCTACCGTTTGAGCTACATCCCCGTGTTGACAATATTAGCAATtgagtttttaacttttttcatGTGAGCAAGATACACAAATGATAAATTCATAAGAGGAATCTGTGTACAAGTTTGTTTGAAAttcgtttattttgttaaaattaaaaaaaaattgttgaaagtattgtaaataaaagtaaaatttagttGAAATAGTGACCTATAAATAATACCAATAAGTGCAATAGGACccattaataataacaaaaataagctgaatagtaaaataagttggcgaAATTAATCATACCAAACGGACACTTAGTATGATAATCATTCAATAAGTATAAGTTCTTATGGGATTATAGGAGGCAAAGACTAGGTTTAAGTTTTTAAGAGAGAGTATCACACACGCAtatttagattagattagaatatgatttctatcttatattataaaattaaaaaaaatacacaaatgaTAAACCCACAAGAGATATCTAGGTAGGGAAGAAGCTTATTAAATCATTTGGGCCAAAAAGATTATTGTCAAAGCTGTAGCATATAGTCTTTTAGAGCTATTCACAATTTCACATAAATATGTTGTGAATCAAAGCTAGTGTACAttacttaaaaatttaaaaattaaaaaaagatagtgtacattgaaattatttttgggTTCATATATACTATCTATAAGACGCTTTTCTTCTTTGGATTGAACTTTTATGTGATTCAGAAATACCCCTAGACCCTACATTTAACAAGGACAAAACTTGGGAATAAcctggtaaaaatatatctcaaacttcactcaaaatatctacaaaataggacactcTCCTACTAAtctatattttcaaaacaaacttatccaaaaatttaataataaataataaaataacaggcttctaaaaattgagatgaatggaaaataatgacactagactaaaaaaaaaaaaaaaggctcattgCACATGCAAAGTGCGTGTAATAAGGCTAGTTGTTTATAACTCACTCATctagattattttattttattttttaaaagttaggaTTTTTACAAACATCACCCTTGGAATTTGATGTAAGTGATAATTTAATTATTGACAATATGATAGAATCCATGTACATATCACATAATAGGGCATGTTTGGTTTGAGCAAAAAAAGTGTATATCTTGTatccattttcaattttttgtggGATCCGCCACTAAAAACttgtttagttttgtatttgtattcaattttcaattttcatttttagtgtccaaaaaaataagatttgaatacaaaaactaaatacaactttttggtgttttcattttcttaaaaaagaatacagtgacatttttgtaaaaaaaatcaaattagtaGGTCCCACTATCATTGACTTGTCACATCAaagaaatctctctctctctctctctctctctctctctctctctctctctctctctctctctctctctctctctctctctctctctctctctctctctctgtgtgttggtggttgtaaaaaaaagtgaagtggTAGACAAAGTAGAAAATGatgtcaaacaaaaaaatagatggaaacaaaaaatgagtACAAGATCTAagtatagaaaatgaaaataaaaaatgaatacaacctcaatacaaaccaaacaacaaaccaaacaagcccttaatCTTCTACTCTTTGCTTAATCGAAGAAAATGAATACCACCAACCCTGTTCAATCTGAGATGGAGGCAATACTATGGGCAGTAAGTCTTACAGCTTGTTATGATGCTTCACATGTAATTATAGAAAGTGATTCTAAGATATGTATTGATTCCATCTCATCTACTAGGGATACTATTCCTTGGAGGCTAAATCATTTTGTCAAAGCTGTTCATGTGGCATGCTCCTCTCTAGtttcaacttcttttatttaGGTTTATGGTGAGGCTGATATGGCTGCTCATAAATTAGCTAAATAGTATAAACAGACCCTATGGCTACTCATGGATAccacttattgctaaaaactgaaaacactgtagcaaaatcatttttaaatgtgtgaataatgccATGGGACCCAGTTTTAAAATTGCTTTTACAGGAAAAAAGTACTTGCGGGTCCCGTAAACAGTGCAAGGATCCACTAAAAAAACACACCAACTAGGATAAAACGCAAACGCAAATGTTTACATAGACGTGGACACAATCCAAACACAGTCAAGGTTGGTTTGGTTCTTTTGGCCCGTGTTGTTGCCCCTTCAATGTGtaaagtcttttttctttttctttttttttttctttttttttttatgaacctTCAATGTGTAAAGTCACGTAGAAAGGGAGGCTGCCTCTTTTATTCCTTGTAAGTTAGtttcttttgaataaaattttcatttcatttcataaataaataaactaaaaataccAACAAAGTACTTGttgaaaaaagtatttatgggtcccgtgaacagtgcacggatcCACTAAAAAAACATACCGACTAGGATAAAACGTAAATGCAAATGTTTAAGCAGACGTGGACGCAATCCAAACACAATCAAAGTTGGTTTGGTTCTTTTGGCCCATGTTGAATGTGtaaagtatttttcttttttctttttttttttttggatgaaccTTCAATGTGTAAAGTCACGTAGAAAGGGAGGCTGCCTCTTTTATTTCCTTGTAAGTTGGtttcttttgaataaaattttcatttcataaataaaaaaaaaactaaatatactaACAAAAAGTTTGATTTGTCACAAACCTAATATCCGACGGTTGATTGCTTAAATTGAaactccaaaaattaaaatgacacTTGTACCAAATCTAAAGATGATATTTGTAAAAATGCCAGAGTtaaaatc
This portion of the Castanea sativa cultivar Marrone di Chiusa Pesio chromosome 7, ASM4071231v1 genome encodes:
- the LOC142642510 gene encoding uncharacterized protein LOC142642510 isoform X2, yielding MLLSKVSRGGLWNWNWMLLRQLSTPITRAGYIQRPYGYSYSYSYSYTHYLQPLKHHHFSTTITSNASKEGGEKKESISVTFVDKDGVEKHLRVPIGMSMLEAAHENDIELEGACEGSLACSTCHVIVKDMEYYNKLEEPTDEENDMLDLAFGLTETSRLGCQVIAKPELDGIRLAIPAATRNFAVDGYVPKPH
- the LOC142642510 gene encoding uncharacterized protein LOC142642510 isoform X1; the protein is MLLSKVSRGGLWNWNWMLLRQLSTPITRAGYIQRPYGYSYSYSYSYTHYLQPLTETKVVQGSIFQKHHHFSTTITSNASKEGGEKKESISVTFVDKDGVEKHLRVPIGMSMLEAAHENDIELEGACEGSLACSTCHVIVKDMEYYNKLEEPTDEENDMLDLAFGLTETSRLGCQVIAKPELDGIRLAIPAATRNFAVDGYVPKPH